Proteins co-encoded in one uncultured Draconibacterium sp. genomic window:
- a CDS encoding DUF4625 domain-containing protein yields MKTLRIISGLLFVLFVFATCNDKEVDDQEPEIDLTITDAFPTNCDTLYFGEPFTLNMLFTDNVELGSFSIDIHNNFDHHSHSTEVTECNLEDVKEPVNPYLSIEEYDIPEGLDAYETLQEITIPDGDSKGKFDEGDYHFFISLVDKTGWSTQKGLSVKILRR; encoded by the coding sequence ATGAAAACTTTAAGAATAATTTCGGGACTATTATTTGTACTTTTTGTTTTTGCAACCTGTAACGATAAAGAGGTTGATGACCAGGAGCCGGAAATAGATTTGACAATTACCGATGCGTTCCCAACAAATTGTGATACTTTATATTTTGGAGAACCTTTTACTTTAAATATGCTATTCACCGACAATGTGGAATTGGGATCTTTTAGCATCGATATTCACAATAATTTCGACCATCATTCACACAGTACAGAAGTTACAGAGTGTAATTTGGAGGATGTAAAAGAACCGGTAAACCCTTACCTCTCAATTGAGGAGTATGATATTCCCGAAGGATTAGATGCATACGAAACTTTGCAGGAAATTACTATTCCTGATGGCGATAGCAAAGGTAAATTTGATGAAGGGGATTACCATTTTTTTATTAGCCTGGTTGATAAAACAGGATGGTCGACACAAAAGGGATTAAGTGTGAAAATTTTGAGAAGATAA
- a CDS encoding biotin/lipoyl-containing protein, translating to MAKSKIQKYIVTGEKRYRFSTVDFLVKKSKKRRIGQVDSGNYKVSIDNVWFEGNVVGKKQNKYKVLLNGNTYSFTIDREKTHARKAMLAENEPQSLLIQLKSPMPGKICEIFVNEGATVQKGEPLLILEAMKMQNQILASSDATIESILVKTNESVFSDQLLITMKQL from the coding sequence ATGGCTAAAAGTAAAATTCAGAAATACATTGTTACAGGAGAGAAAAGATATCGTTTTAGTACTGTTGACTTCCTTGTAAAGAAGAGTAAAAAACGCCGTATTGGACAAGTCGACTCCGGGAATTATAAAGTTTCCATTGATAATGTTTGGTTTGAAGGAAATGTTGTTGGGAAAAAGCAAAATAAATACAAAGTATTATTAAACGGGAATACATATAGCTTCACCATCGACAGGGAAAAAACACATGCGCGGAAAGCAATGCTTGCTGAAAATGAACCTCAAAGCTTGCTTATCCAGTTGAAATCGCCAATGCCGGGGAAAATTTGTGAAATTTTTGTGAATGAAGGCGCAACAGTTCAAAAAGGAGAACCTCTGCTTATTCTGGAAGCCATGAAGATGCAGAATCAGATATTAGCATCTTCCGATGCAACAATCGAATCAATTTTAGTTAAAACTAACGAATCAGTATTTAGCGACCAATTGCTGATAACCATGAAACAATTATAA
- a CDS encoding acyl-CoA carboxylase subunit beta, with translation MEIKDNRKAFVKFNERNEKLAAQYSGNYEERQHSKGKLTAKERIEILFDPDTFEELDAFVRSKNINKDSASFGDGVIVGHGKIGGRTVFIYAQDFNVMGGSLGAAHAEKIIKVQDMARKMGHPIIGLIDSGGARIQEGIASLSGYAGIFLRNIQSSGIIPQISVILGPAAGGAVYSPALTDFIFMTRQTSRMFVTGPEIVKEVLNEDVTFEELGGADVHGTKSGVAHFVYDDEEHTLLGVRKLLQYLPSNNVELAPTIKAENVAPTRPEKLRLIVPNENTAPYDMLDIIGNMVDVDSFFEVADSFAQNIITGFARLNKRVIGIVANQPKILAGVLDINSSVKAARFVRFCDSFNIPLLVLEDVPGFLPGTNQEHAGLIRHGAKLLYAFGEATVPKITVIIRKAYGGAYIVMNSKNMGGDFNFAWPTAEVAVMGPEGAIKILHRKKLAEAEAPETLKKELITEYRDTIANPYIADEYGFIDEVIDPAVTRQKLVSAFELLQNKYMEKMPRKHGNLPL, from the coding sequence ATGGAAATAAAAGATAACCGAAAAGCATTCGTAAAGTTTAACGAACGAAATGAAAAACTGGCCGCACAATACAGTGGCAACTACGAAGAAAGACAACATTCGAAAGGGAAACTAACAGCCAAAGAACGGATTGAAATTCTTTTTGATCCTGACACTTTTGAAGAACTTGATGCTTTTGTCCGTTCAAAAAATATAAACAAAGATTCAGCGTCATTTGGCGACGGAGTTATTGTTGGCCATGGGAAAATAGGTGGAAGAACAGTATTTATTTATGCCCAGGATTTTAATGTTATGGGTGGTTCTTTGGGAGCCGCTCATGCCGAAAAAATTATAAAAGTGCAGGATATGGCTCGCAAAATGGGACATCCCATAATTGGGTTAATTGATTCAGGAGGCGCTCGTATCCAGGAAGGGATTGCCAGCCTCTCGGGCTATGCGGGAATTTTCCTGCGCAATATTCAGTCGTCTGGTATTATACCGCAAATTTCGGTTATTCTTGGTCCTGCAGCTGGCGGGGCAGTCTATTCGCCTGCGCTCACCGATTTTATTTTTATGACCCGCCAAACCTCCCGGATGTTTGTTACCGGCCCCGAGATTGTGAAAGAAGTGCTGAACGAAGATGTTACTTTCGAAGAATTGGGTGGTGCCGATGTTCACGGAACAAAAAGCGGTGTTGCTCATTTTGTTTACGATGACGAAGAGCATACGTTATTGGGTGTGCGCAAACTTTTGCAATATCTTCCTTCCAATAATGTTGAATTGGCACCTACAATCAAAGCAGAAAACGTGGCTCCAACCCGGCCAGAAAAGCTCCGTCTGATTGTCCCCAATGAAAATACAGCCCCTTATGATATGCTTGATATCATTGGCAACATGGTTGATGTAGATAGTTTCTTTGAAGTAGCTGACTCGTTTGCTCAAAACATTATTACCGGATTTGCCCGCCTGAACAAACGCGTGATTGGCATTGTAGCTAACCAGCCTAAAATTCTGGCCGGTGTTCTTGATATAAATTCATCGGTTAAAGCAGCACGTTTTGTCCGGTTCTGTGATTCATTCAATATTCCCCTACTAGTTCTTGAAGATGTTCCCGGTTTTTTACCCGGCACCAACCAGGAGCACGCCGGACTTATCAGGCACGGAGCAAAATTACTGTATGCTTTTGGCGAAGCCACAGTCCCTAAAATTACAGTAATCATAAGAAAAGCTTACGGAGGTGCCTATATCGTTATGAATAGCAAAAACATGGGAGGCGATTTTAATTTTGCCTGGCCAACCGCTGAAGTAGCCGTTATGGGCCCCGAAGGAGCCATCAAAATTTTGCACCGCAAAAAACTGGCCGAAGCGGAAGCCCCTGAGACATTGAAAAAAGAACTCATTACCGAATACCGCGACACCATTGCCAATCCATACATTGCAGATGAATATGGTTTTATTGATGAAGTTATCGACCCGGCAGTTACCCGCCAAAAGTTGGTTTCAGCTTTTGAACTTCTTCAAAACAAGTACATGGAAAAAATGCCGCGAAAACACGGAAACCTGCCTTTGTAA
- a CDS encoding DUF4625 domain-containing protein: MKTAIKTMALIFIASSTLFFTSCDDDDDVQKPVINNLELGIGDSHIAYAGADLHIEADIYAEGKVDEITVEIHQEEGSSDEIEATYDDYAGRINPTLHKHVDIPAETPTGTYHVHITVTDMLGYQTTVEEEIEIQELADEEAPEITVSSAPTNGQAFSTGQTITISGGITDNISLAGMLVALVYESDNLADADVSGAVSADNKAIVMLHTHDFDDPDETEFTASIAVGAVNDNNMTPAAITGNNAWRSGNYYILVKSKDAKGNWAYSNHYPIVINL, from the coding sequence ATGAAAACAGCAATTAAAACGATGGCGTTAATTTTTATAGCGTCCAGTACACTATTCTTTACATCTTGTGACGATGACGACGATGTACAAAAACCTGTAATAAACAATTTGGAACTTGGAATAGGTGATAGCCATATTGCATATGCAGGTGCCGATTTACACATTGAAGCAGATATTTATGCCGAAGGGAAAGTTGATGAAATTACAGTGGAGATACATCAGGAGGAAGGCAGTAGCGATGAAATAGAGGCTACTTATGACGATTATGCCGGGAGGATAAATCCCACACTTCATAAACATGTGGATATTCCGGCGGAAACTCCTACTGGAACTTACCATGTTCACATTACAGTAACCGATATGTTAGGGTACCAAACCACGGTTGAAGAAGAAATTGAGATTCAGGAACTGGCCGATGAAGAAGCCCCTGAAATAACAGTTTCGTCTGCTCCTACAAATGGGCAGGCTTTCTCAACCGGTCAAACAATTACCATCTCGGGTGGCATTACCGATAATATTTCATTGGCAGGAATGTTGGTGGCTTTGGTTTATGAATCAGACAACCTTGCTGATGCTGATGTTTCAGGTGCCGTCAGTGCTGATAATAAAGCTATTGTAATGCTTCATACTCACGATTTTGATGATCCTGATGAAACTGAATTTACAGCTTCCATTGCTGTGGGTGCGGTAAACGACAACAACATGACACCAGCCGCTATTACCGGGAACAATGCATGGCGTTCGGGAAACTACTACATTCTCGTAAAAAGTAAAGATGCAAAAGGAAACTGGGCTTATTCAAACCATTATCCAATCGTAATAAATTTATAA
- a CDS encoding biotin carboxylase N-terminal domain-containing protein — MKIQSILIANRGEIAVRIIKTAQRMGIKTYAFQTPQEANAVYLNWADEIIALPEEKGNKIIFLDAEAIVRYAKELTIDAIHPGYGFLAENPELPQLCKKEGILFIGPDEKHLRQMGNKNEARLIAEKAGVPIVKGSKTPANTLNEVKIETERIGFPVILKALAGGGGKGMRVVKKEAELEMAYKMAVNEAQNAFGNSQMIVEKYIENPRHIEIQVLADQKGNAVHLYERECSIQRNHQKLLEEAPSKALSDELRDKMCKHALALVRATGYFTLGTVEFLLDSNRDYYFMEMNTRIQVEHPVTEAITGLDLVELQIRTAAGDKLPFEQTDIKCNGWAIEFRINAEDVQTGFTPDFGIIDEMNFPAYPGLRVDTGFIPSSVIPNSFDSLLAKLIIAGRTREQVIQKSFNILNHSRVVGVKTTIPFFKALLQHPDFVSGNITTSFINKMGMLFFQEKHEEEAAAMIALQAYLDDLKHIEISETTPEHTNVWISRMWNKLF, encoded by the coding sequence ATGAAGATACAATCGATATTAATTGCCAACCGTGGCGAAATTGCTGTTCGTATAATAAAAACGGCACAGCGAATGGGCATTAAAACCTACGCGTTTCAAACACCACAAGAAGCCAACGCAGTTTACTTAAACTGGGCAGATGAAATTATTGCACTTCCCGAAGAAAAAGGCAATAAAATTATTTTCTTGGATGCCGAAGCCATTGTCAGGTATGCAAAAGAACTAACAATCGACGCCATTCATCCCGGGTATGGATTTTTAGCCGAAAATCCAGAATTGCCGCAACTTTGTAAAAAAGAAGGAATACTGTTTATTGGCCCCGATGAGAAACATCTCCGGCAGATGGGTAATAAAAACGAGGCCCGGCTAATTGCAGAGAAAGCAGGGGTACCCATTGTTAAAGGTAGTAAGACGCCTGCAAACACCCTTAACGAAGTTAAGATAGAAACCGAAAGAATCGGCTTTCCTGTAATTCTAAAAGCCCTTGCCGGTGGTGGCGGTAAAGGGATGCGCGTGGTAAAAAAAGAGGCCGAGTTGGAAATGGCTTACAAAATGGCAGTAAACGAAGCTCAAAATGCTTTTGGAAACAGCCAAATGATTGTAGAGAAATACATTGAAAACCCACGCCATATCGAAATTCAGGTGCTGGCCGACCAAAAAGGAAATGCTGTCCATCTTTATGAAAGAGAATGCTCCATACAACGAAACCACCAGAAACTACTGGAAGAAGCGCCTTCGAAAGCATTGTCGGATGAACTCCGCGATAAAATGTGCAAACATGCTTTAGCTTTGGTTCGGGCAACCGGTTATTTCACGCTTGGAACGGTGGAGTTTTTACTCGATAGCAACAGAGACTACTATTTTATGGAAATGAATACCCGGATACAGGTAGAGCATCCGGTAACAGAAGCAATAACAGGGTTGGATTTGGTTGAACTGCAAATTAGGACTGCGGCTGGAGATAAATTACCTTTTGAACAAACTGATATAAAATGTAACGGCTGGGCCATCGAGTTTCGGATAAATGCTGAAGACGTACAAACTGGTTTCACCCCAGATTTTGGAATAATTGATGAAATGAATTTTCCGGCTTATCCTGGATTAAGGGTTGACACAGGCTTTATTCCGAGCTCTGTTATCCCAAATAGTTTCGATTCATTATTGGCCAAACTCATTATTGCAGGTCGCACCAGGGAACAGGTTATTCAAAAATCATTCAATATTTTAAACCATTCACGTGTTGTAGGGGTTAAGACAACTATCCCGTTTTTCAAAGCTCTTTTGCAACATCCCGACTTCGTTTCGGGCAATATCACCACTTCATTTATCAACAAAATGGGAATGCTTTTTTTCCAGGAAAAACATGAAGAGGAAGCTGCAGCTATGATTGCGCTTCAGGCATATCTCGACGATTTAAAACATATTGAGATAAGCGAAACAACGCCGGAACATACGAATGTCTGGATTTCAAGAATGTGGAATAAATTATTTTAA